A single Streptococcus thermophilus DNA region contains:
- a CDS encoding MazG-like protein yields MDLQELVDRSWAIRQAYHNLEVKYHDSKWTVEEDLLALSNDIGNFLRLVMRKQGRYYDEIPHTLEQKLSENIWWLIELSQRLDVDILTEMENFLSDKEKQLNIKTRR; encoded by the coding sequence ATGGACTTGCAAGAATTAGTGGACCGTAGTTGGGCAATCCGACAAGCTTATCACAATTTGGAAGTTAAGTATCATGATTCCAAGTGGACGGTAGAAGAGGACCTCTTGGCTTTATCTAATGATATTGGAAATTTCCTACGACTAGTGATGAGAAAGCAAGGACGCTACTATGATGAAATACCCCACACACTGGAACAAAAACTTTCAGAAAATATCTGGTGGCTAATAGAACTTTCTCAACGTTTGGATGTAGATATTCTGACGGAAATGGAAAACTTCCTCTCTGATAAAGAAAAGCAGTTGAACATTAAGACTAGGAGGTAG